GCGTCAGGATGGTCGCCTGTAAGCACGACGATTTCCCCATAGCCTGCCTCGCCAAGACGCCGCAATGTGTGGGAAGTCTCCGGCCGCACTGCGTCCTCCAATACCAGCATGCCCCTAAGGCTGGTCCCTTCGGCGACGTAGAGCGCCATTCGCCCGCTTTGGGCGCAGTTCCGGGCGCGCTCGTGTGCTTCACAGGATATCGCTACGCCGTGCTGCAGCATGAACCGCTTGTTGCCGCAACGCCAGACGCCGTTCCCGTTGCCGCCGCCTGCACTCAATTCGAAGACTCCGAGGCCTGCCTCGCGGCGGATATCCGCCGAGTGAGAGACATTCATCCCCCTCTCGATGCCCGCAGTTATCACGGCGCGCGCAATGGGATGCTCGGCCGAATATTCGAGCCGGACGGCATGCCGCAGAAGTTCATCGTCGCCGATTCCGTTTAACGGGATGATTTCGGTGAGGCGGTAAGCGCCCGATGTCAGTGTTCCTGTCTTGTCGAAAACGAGCATGTCAGTTTGCGCGCATGCCTCGAGATACTTTCCGCCCTTTACGAGGATGCCGCGTTTCGATGCACGGCCCAGCGCGGCCACTACCGCCGTCGGCGTCGCCAGCACAAACGCGCACGGACATCCTACGATCAGCATCGTGACCGCGCGATGAACGTCTCCCGTCGCATACCAGACTGCCGCGGCAAGAGACAGAATGCATGGGGTGAACCATTTCGCGTATACCTCCGCCGCCCGCAGGATTGGCGCGCGATGCTCTTCCGCCTCGGCAACAAGATGCACGATCTTCCCCTGCGTCGTGTCGTCTCCCGTGCGTTCGATCCGGATCTTCAGCGCGCCTTCGCACGTCATCGTGCCCGCCGATACAAAATCGCCGCACGTCTTGCATACCGGAACGCTTTCGCCCGTCAGCATCGATTCGTCGACGTCGCTGGCGCCTTCCGCAACCACGCCGTCCACCGGGATCACGTCGCCCGGGCGGCTCAGGACATGCTGGCCCGGCTTCAACAAGCGGATCGGGACCAGCTCTACGGCGCCGTCTTGCCTGATGACCCGGGCATGGGTAGGACTCTCTCCCGCGAGCATCTCGATATGCCGCCGCGCCCGCATGCTGGTGTATTCCTCGATCAAGCCACCAATAACCATGATGAACGCCACCACCGCCGCGGATATCCATTCCCCGAGGACCATGCTCGCCACTATCGCGAAGCTGACCAGCTCGTCAACGTTGGTCCGCAGCCGCGCAAGACCCCGAAGCGCGCTCCATACAATGCGGAAACCCGTGAAACACAGCGAGAGGCACGAAAAGGCGATTACGTAAGCCTCGCGTGCTTGAACAATGTACTGGGCGGCGACGGCCGCCACGATAAATCCGCCCGCAACCGCCATCTTCACAATATCCAGCAGCCCGACGTTGGCAAGGAGCCCTTTGTCGGCCAAGCGTCCTATCACTATTGCTGTCCTTTTCTGCCGTTCAGATCTACAGTGCGACCGCACGCCCCGCGCCTGGCCCGGCCGTAGCTGATAGAGTGCCCCTCGGGAGGCGAATCACGTATCAGGTGCGAAACGAGCGCAGCGCTTCTATGAGTTCTTCCGCCGCGCGATCCCGGTCGGCCTGAGTCGCGCCCCGCGCGATATGCTCCCGCGTGTGCTCATCGAGAAACTGGAGCATCAGCCCATTCATCGCGCCGCGGATGGACGCCACCTGTTGCATGATGCTGTGGCAGTCCGAATCCGTAACCGCGGTCTCGATTGCCCGCTTCAACGCGTTCACCTGGCCCTGAATGCGGTTGACACGCGCGAGCAGTTTCTTGCGTTCTCTGGCAATATGGCTCATGTGGCTATAATATACCCCCCTACCCTATTATGTCAAATCCTGCCCGTCGACATGCCCAACACCCCAACCAGTTTTCCATATCCCCATCCCGCGTGGGTTGACCCGAGACCCTCATCTGGCGTTGAATGGCAGGGGAGAGCCCCAAGGAGCTTTCTGCTCAATCAGACGCCCGGCCGGGTTTGGAATCGGGCAGATGCCCCGCCGGACGACTGGGGGAAGGAGGGGGTTGAATGGAAGCCACTATTGTGAACGAGTTGATCTCTGGCACGGGGATGATATTGGTGGGGACCATCGCCGCCGTGTTGTGGTGGTGGATTTCCAGGGCGCAGCTCCGGTGGTTCGCGGTGGGCGTCGGGCTGTGGCTGGTGGCGGTCGCGGTCAAAGTGGGGATTGCCATTCTGACCAACGGTCCGGTCATAGGATTCTTCAAAGGCCACCTTCCCAACTGGTTATTCATTACGCTCGGTGGCCTCTATGTTGGGGTCGAATCGAGCCTTTGCGAAATCGGCCTTACGCTGTTGTTGGTGCTCCTCTGGCGTGCGCCGGGCCGCGACGCCGGGCGCGCAACGGCCGTCGGAACGGGCGCGGGAGCGTTCGAAGCTATACTGCTCGGCGTGGTTGCGGTATGCACCGGGCTGGTGTTTGCTTTTGTTGACCATCCTCAAGTGGCCGAGGCGCGGGACGTCGCCGAGAAGGTCATGGCAACCACGCCGCTGATCTGGCTGATAGGCTCGGTCGAACGTGTTCTCGCTATTGTGTGTCACATGTCATCGCGCACGATGGTGCTGCTCGGGGTAACCAAGCGCCGCTACTGGCTCATATTCTGGGGATTCTTGTTGTTCACGTACATCGACTCCGCCGCGGGGGCCGCACATGTCTCGGGAAGCGTAGGCAGAGTGTCGATGTGGTGGATCGAACTGGCGATTGTACCTGCCGCGGCGGCAAGCGTGTTGGTGCTCCCCTGGTGCTGGCGCAAATGGGGCAAACCGGAGGAAGCGGCGCCCGCGTTTCCCTACGAACCGGCTGTAGAATCGCCTGAACACGAGCTGCCCTATGAGGAAGGAGACAACACATGACTGCCGGTACGACGGCTCGCCAGGGAAGCACCGCTTATCTGGTTTGGATCTGTCTGGTAGCCACGCTGGGCGGGTTGTTGTTCGGATACGACACGGCCGTGATCTCGGGCGCCATCGGGTTTCTTCAGAGCCGGTTCGGACTTGATCCCGCTCTCAAGGGCTGGGCGGCCTCGTCGGCCCTGCTGGGCTGTATCATCGGCGTGGTCATTGCCGGACCCGTCAGCGACAGGCTGGGACGCCGCCGCGCGCTTATTCTCGCGGCGGTGCTGTTTTTCGTTTCCGCTCTCGGCACGGCGTTTCCCCGCACGTTCGCTGAGTTCGTGATATTCCGCATCGTGGGAGGGGTGGGCGTCGGCATCGCCTCGATGACCTCCCCCATGTACATTGCCGAGGTCTCGCCCAAGCACATCCGCGGCCGCATGGTCTCGATCAACCAGTTTGCCATTATCTTCGGCATGCTCGTGGTGTACTTCGTGAATTACTACATCGCGCTCCAGGGCGACGAAGCCTGGAACGTGGCGCGCGGATGGCGGTGGATGTTCGGTTCCGAAGCTCTCCCCGCGTTTGCCCTGCTGGTCCTGCTCTTCTTCGTTCCCCCTACGCCGCGCTGGCTCGTGAAGCAGGGACGGACCGCCGAAGCCCGCGACGTCCTCGCACGCATCGGGGGGCCCGAACACGCGGAACGCGAATTGAACGAGATCGCACAGATGCTCTCGCATCAGAGCGAATCGCTTGGGCAGCTCTTCCGCCCGGGCATGCGCACCGCACTGGTAATCGGCGTCGCGTTGGCCATTCTCCAACAGGTCACGGGCATCAATGTCTTTTTGTACTACGCGCCCGAAATCTTCAAGAAGCTCGGGTCCGCGGCCAGTTCCGCCCTTCTCCAGACCGTCTTGGTCGGCGGCGTGAATCTGGCGTTCACCGTCATCGCCATCTGGACCGTCGACACGCTGGGCCGCAAACCGCTCATGCTAGTCGGGTCAGTGGGCATGGGGGTGTGTCTGTTCGCCCTTGGCCTGGCGGCTTCGCTGCGCCATATCGAGGCGTGGGCGCTGATCTTCGTGTTGGGCTACATCGCGTGTTTCGCGCTGTCGGTTGGTCCCGTGACGTGGGTGATTCTTTCCGAGATTTTCCCGACCAAGATTCGCGGGCGCGCCATGGCCATCGCGACGTTCTGCCTGTGGAGCGCCAATTT
This sequence is a window from Candidatus Hydrogenedentota bacterium. Protein-coding genes within it:
- a CDS encoding cation-translocating P-type ATPase encodes the protein MIGRLADKGLLANVGLLDIVKMAVAGGFIVAAVAAQYIVQAREAYVIAFSCLSLCFTGFRIVWSALRGLARLRTNVDELVSFAIVASMVLGEWISAAVVAFIMVIGGLIEEYTSMRARRHIEMLAGESPTHARVIRQDGAVELVPIRLLKPGQHVLSRPGDVIPVDGVVAEGASDVDESMLTGESVPVCKTCGDFVSAGTMTCEGALKIRIERTGDDTTQGKIVHLVAEAEEHRAPILRAAEVYAKWFTPCILSLAAAVWYATGDVHRAVTMLIVGCPCAFVLATPTAVVAALGRASKRGILVKGGKYLEACAQTDMLVFDKTGTLTSGAYRLTEIIPLNGIGDDELLRHAVRLEYSAEHPIARAVITAGIERGMNVSHSADIRREAGLGVFELSAGGGNGNGVWRCGNKRFMLQHGVAISCEAHERARNCAQSGRMALYVAEGTSLRGMLVLEDAVRPETSHTLRRLGEAGYGEIVVLTGDHPDAAHRVADELSIPRDRVLAEMLPEDKYEYIRAREREGRRVCYVGDGTNDGPALAAATVGVSIGSRENTVALETADIVLMKDGLAPLPLLMRLAKRTRRTINENILAFGLAYNALMLILSAGGALTPILGALGHNIGSVAVVLNSARLLRFREDAPRRA
- a CDS encoding metal/formaldehyde-sensitive transcriptional repressor; translation: MSHIARERKKLLARVNRIQGQVNALKRAIETAVTDSDCHSIMQQVASIRGAMNGLMLQFLDEHTREHIARGATQADRDRAAEELIEALRSFRT
- a CDS encoding YhfC family glutamic-type intramembrane protease, whose translation is MEATIVNELISGTGMILVGTIAAVLWWWISRAQLRWFAVGVGLWLVAVAVKVGIAILTNGPVIGFFKGHLPNWLFITLGGLYVGVESSLCEIGLTLLLVLLWRAPGRDAGRATAVGTGAGAFEAILLGVVAVCTGLVFAFVDHPQVAEARDVAEKVMATTPLIWLIGSVERVLAIVCHMSSRTMVLLGVTKRRYWLIFWGFLLFTYIDSAAGAAHVSGSVGRVSMWWIELAIVPAAAASVLVLPWCWRKWGKPEEAAPAFPYEPAVESPEHELPYEEGDNT
- a CDS encoding sugar porter family MFS transporter; this encodes MTAGTTARQGSTAYLVWICLVATLGGLLFGYDTAVISGAIGFLQSRFGLDPALKGWAASSALLGCIIGVVIAGPVSDRLGRRRALILAAVLFFVSALGTAFPRTFAEFVIFRIVGGVGVGIASMTSPMYIAEVSPKHIRGRMVSINQFAIIFGMLVVYFVNYYIALQGDEAWNVARGWRWMFGSEALPAFALLVLLFFVPPTPRWLVKQGRTAEARDVLARIGGPEHAERELNEIAQMLSHQSESLGQLFRPGMRTALVIGVALAILQQVTGINVFLYYAPEIFKKLGSAASSALLQTVLVGGVNLAFTVIAIWTVDTLGRKPLMLVGSVGMGVCLFALGLAASLRHIEAWALIFVLGYIACFALSVGPVTWVILSEIFPTKIRGRAMAIATFCLWSANFVVSQTFPMMDESPWLVERFNHGFPFWVYGLLCIVSVVFVWRFVPETKGKSLEEIERMWGI